One Manihot esculenta cultivar AM560-2 chromosome 18, M.esculenta_v8, whole genome shotgun sequence genomic window carries:
- the LOC110606180 gene encoding alcohol dehydrogenase 1 has protein sequence MASTCNPIIHCKAAVSWEAGKPLVIEEVEVAPPQAMEVRIKILFTSLCRSDVHFWEAKGQSTLFPRIFGHEAGGIVESVGEGVTELEPGDHVLPIFTGECKECAQCKSEQSNMCEILKVNKDRGVMIEDGKSRFSIKGKPIYHFLGTSTFSEYTVVHSGCVAKINPSAPLDTVFLLSCGYCTGFGAAVNVAKTPKGSTVAVFGLGGVGLAAVEGARISGASRIIGIDVNPNKFEQAKKFGVTEFVYPKDYDKPVQEVLVEMTNGGVDRSIECTGDVQAMISAFESVREGWGVAVIVGVANKDDLFKTNPFNFLLEKTLKGTLFGNFKPRTDTPLVVEKYMNKEIELEKFITHSVPFSEINTAFDLMLKGEGIRCLIRMEE, from the exons ATGGCAAGTACTTGTAATCCGATTATACATTGCAAAG CTGCTGTTTCATGGGAAGCAGGGAAGCCACTGGTTATAGAAGAAGTGGAGGTGGCACCTCCACAGGCCATGGAAGTCCGTATCAAGATCCTTTTTACATCTCTATGCCGTAGTGATGTCCACTTCTGGGAAGCCAAG GGACAGAGCACTTTGTTTCCTAGAATTTTTGGTCATGAGGCTGGAGG GATTGTGGAGAGTGTTGGTGAGGGTGTGACAGAACTCGAACCAGGCGATCACGTCCTGCCTATATTCACAGGCGAATGCAAGGAATGTGCACAGTGCAAATCGGAACAGAGCAATATGTGTGAGATCCTCAAGGTTAATAAAGACAGAGGTGTGATGATTGAAGATGGAAAATCAAGATTTTCGATCAAGGGCAAGCCCATTTACCATTTTCTTGGGACTTCCACTTTCAGCGAGTACACTGTGGTTCACTCTGGCTGTGTCGCCAAGATCAACCCTTCTGCTCCTCTTGACACAGTCTTTCTTCTCAGTTGCGGATATTGCACTG GATTTGGTGCTGCTGTTAATGTTGCTAAAACTCCAAAGGGATCAACAGTGGCTGTCTTTGGATTAGGAGGTGTAGGCCTAGCT GCTGTTGAAGGGGCCAGGATTTCTGGGGCTTCCAGGATTATTGGCATTGATGTGAACCCAAATAAATTTGAACAAG CAAAGAAGTTTGGCGTAACAGAGTTTGTGTATCCAAAAGATTACGACAAGCCAGTTCAAGAG GTACTTGTCGAAATGACAAATGGAGGTGTAGACAGAAGCATAGAATGCACAGGGGATGTTCAGGCTATGATCTCTGCATTTGAAAGTGTTCGTGAA GGCTGGGGTGTGGCTGTTATTGTGGGGGTGGCCAATAAAGATGACTTGTTCAAGACTAATCCCTTCAATTTCTTGCTAGAAAAGACTCTCAAGGGTACTTTGTTTGGGAACTTCAAGCCCCGCACCGACACCCCCTTGGTTGTGGAGAAGTACATGAACAAG GAGATCGAACTCGAAAAGTTCATCACTCATTCAGTACCATTCTCAGAGATCAACACAGCGTTTGATTTAATGCTTAAAGGAGAAGGCATTCGATGTCTCATTCGAATGGAGGAGTAG
- the LOC110606393 gene encoding alcohol dehydrogenase isoform X2 — translation MAGTAGKVIRCKAAVAWEAGKPLVIEEVEVAPPQASEVRLKILFTSLCHTDVYFWEAKGQNPLFPRIYGHEAGGIVESVGEGVTDLKPGDHVLPVFTGECKDCAHCKSEESNMCSLLRINTDRGVMLNDGKSRFSIKGKPIYHFVGTSTFSEYTVVHVGCLAKINPLAPLDKVCVLSCGISTGLGATLNVAKPPKGSTVAIFGLGAVGLAAAEGARIAGASRIIGVDVNSNRFEEAKKFGVTEFVNPQHHNKPVQEVIAEMTDGGVDRSVECTGNVDAMISAFECVHDGWGVAVLVGVPHKEAVFKTHPINVLNERTLKGTFFGNYKPRTDLPSVVEKYMNKELELEKFITHSVPFSKINEAFELMLKAESLRCIIRME, via the exons ATGGCAGGCACTGCTGGAAAGGTCATTCGTTGCAAAG CTGCTGTGGCATGGGAGGCAGGGAAGCCACTGGTGATCGAAGAAGTGGAAGTGGCTCCTCCTCAGGCCAGTGAAGTTCGTTTGAAGATCCTATTCACTTCTTTGTGCCACACTGATGTTTACTTCTGGGAGGCTAAG GGTCAGAATCCATTATTTCCTAGAATTTACGGTCATGAGGCTGGAGG GATTGTGGAGAGTGTTGGTGAAGGTGTGACTGATCTCAAACCAGGCGACCATGTCCTCCCTGTGTTCACTGGGGAATGCAAGGACTGTGCTCACTGCAAATCAGAAGAGAGCAACATGTGTAGCCTCCTCAGGATAAACACAGATAGGGGAGTGATGCTTAATGATGGAAAATCAAGATTCTCAATTAAGGGCAAGCCTATTTACCACTTTGTTGggacatctacctttagtgagTACACTGTGGTTCATGTTGGCTGTCTTGCCAAGATCAATCCCTTGGCCCCTCTGGACAAAGTCTGTGTTCTAAGTTGTGGAATCTCCACAG gCCTTGGTGCCACTCTGAATGTTGCTAAGCCTCCAAAGGGTTCAACAGTGGCTATCTTTGGATTGGGAGCTGTAGGCCTTGCG GCTGCTGAAGGAGCTAGGATTGCTGGGGCTTCAAGAATCATTGGTGTTGATGTGAATTCAAatagatttgaagaag CAAAGAAGTTCGGAGTGACTGAATTTGTGAACCCACAACATCACAACAAACCAGTTCAGGAG GTGATCGCTGAGATGACAGATGGAGGAGTGGACAGAAGTGTGGAATGCACAGGAAACGTCGACGCCATGATTTCTGCATTTGAATGCGTGCATGAC GGCTGGGGAGTTGCTGTCCTTGTTGGGGTGCCACACAAAGAAGCAGTTTTCAAGACCCACCCCATCAACGTTTTGAATGAAAGGACTCTCAAAGGTACTTTCTTTGGAAACTACAAACCTCGCACTGACCTTCCCTCAGTTGTGGAAAAATACATGAACAAG GAGCTTGAACTTGAAAAGTTCATCACCCATTCAGTCCCATTCTCAAAGATCAACGAGGCATTCGAGTTGATGCTCAAAGCGGAAAGCCTTCGCTGCATCATACGTATGGAGTAA
- the LOC110606393 gene encoding alcohol dehydrogenase isoform X1, with amino-acid sequence MAGTAGKVIRCKAAVAWEAGKPLVIEEVEVAPPQASEVRLKILFTSLCHTDVYFWEAKGQNPLFPRIYGHEAGGIVESVGEGVTDLKPGDHVLPVFTGECKDCAHCKSEESNMCSLLRINTDRGVMLNDGKSRFSIKGKPIYHFVGTSTFSEYTVVHVGCLAKINPLAPLDKVCVLSCGISTGTDTLKTLFQNPSLILLFLCVFIDKNISGLGATLNVAKPPKGSTVAIFGLGAVGLAAAEGARIAGASRIIGVDVNSNRFEEAKKFGVTEFVNPQHHNKPVQEVIAEMTDGGVDRSVECTGNVDAMISAFECVHDGWGVAVLVGVPHKEAVFKTHPINVLNERTLKGTFFGNYKPRTDLPSVVEKYMNKELELEKFITHSVPFSKINEAFELMLKAESLRCIIRME; translated from the exons ATGGCAGGCACTGCTGGAAAGGTCATTCGTTGCAAAG CTGCTGTGGCATGGGAGGCAGGGAAGCCACTGGTGATCGAAGAAGTGGAAGTGGCTCCTCCTCAGGCCAGTGAAGTTCGTTTGAAGATCCTATTCACTTCTTTGTGCCACACTGATGTTTACTTCTGGGAGGCTAAG GGTCAGAATCCATTATTTCCTAGAATTTACGGTCATGAGGCTGGAGG GATTGTGGAGAGTGTTGGTGAAGGTGTGACTGATCTCAAACCAGGCGACCATGTCCTCCCTGTGTTCACTGGGGAATGCAAGGACTGTGCTCACTGCAAATCAGAAGAGAGCAACATGTGTAGCCTCCTCAGGATAAACACAGATAGGGGAGTGATGCTTAATGATGGAAAATCAAGATTCTCAATTAAGGGCAAGCCTATTTACCACTTTGTTGggacatctacctttagtgagTACACTGTGGTTCATGTTGGCTGTCTTGCCAAGATCAATCCCTTGGCCCCTCTGGACAAAGTCTGTGTTCTAAGTTGTGGAATCTCCACAGGTACAGATACGTTAAAAACCTTATTCCAAAACCCTTCTctgattcttttgtttctctgtgtatttattgataaaaatatttcaggCCTTGGTGCCACTCTGAATGTTGCTAAGCCTCCAAAGGGTTCAACAGTGGCTATCTTTGGATTGGGAGCTGTAGGCCTTGCG GCTGCTGAAGGAGCTAGGATTGCTGGGGCTTCAAGAATCATTGGTGTTGATGTGAATTCAAatagatttgaagaag CAAAGAAGTTCGGAGTGACTGAATTTGTGAACCCACAACATCACAACAAACCAGTTCAGGAG GTGATCGCTGAGATGACAGATGGAGGAGTGGACAGAAGTGTGGAATGCACAGGAAACGTCGACGCCATGATTTCTGCATTTGAATGCGTGCATGAC GGCTGGGGAGTTGCTGTCCTTGTTGGGGTGCCACACAAAGAAGCAGTTTTCAAGACCCACCCCATCAACGTTTTGAATGAAAGGACTCTCAAAGGTACTTTCTTTGGAAACTACAAACCTCGCACTGACCTTCCCTCAGTTGTGGAAAAATACATGAACAAG GAGCTTGAACTTGAAAAGTTCATCACCCATTCAGTCCCATTCTCAAAGATCAACGAGGCATTCGAGTTGATGCTCAAAGCGGAAAGCCTTCGCTGCATCATACGTATGGAGTAA